The following proteins are co-located in the Vidua macroura isolate BioBank_ID:100142 chromosome 1, ASM2450914v1, whole genome shotgun sequence genome:
- the SALL3 gene encoding sal-like protein 3, whose protein sequence is MSRRKQAKPQHLKSDEELQAEVVSEHAVPGEGVDDGDSGNESRSGSEETNVCEKCCAEFFKWTDFLEHKKSCTKNPLVLIVNEDEPAPPPAEEFPDPSPASSPSDQAESEAAEEGVQAENNDSSEVKNTEKEEEPMEIETSAEKSFQNQGTSNTATPLPQIPEPSSMTSYNMPNTNVTLETLLSTKVAVAQFSQSARATASTSISSGVTAVAIPMILEQLMALQQQQIHQLQLIEQIRSQVAMMNRQPLRPSLTQIVAAQGGPGQASNQLQGFATSAAVQLTAVIPSAIVGQATSGQPTAFDSSQHISRPTSGTSTPNISSSGSSALPESGVPSSSNAITSITPISVSNASNSASQPQNASTPPSMGHGSLTSVSSLPNPLLPQTSSNSVIFPNPLVSIAATANALDPLSALMKHRKGKPPNVSVFEPKSSSEDPFFKHKCRFCAKVFGSDSALQIHLRSHTGERPFKCNICGNRFSTKGNLKVHFQRHKEKYPHIQMNPYPVPEYLDNVPTCSGIPYGMSLPPEKPVTTWLDSKPVLPTVPTSIGLQLPPTIAGVNSYGDSPSITPMSRSPQRPSPASSECTSLSPSLNTSESGVPASAESPQPVQSGSSLTKTEPITLPPTSTRLGDLSAGGQVSAAATSSIPTVVTDSSVATSLPNPVLPAVSDQFKAKFPFGGLLDSMQTSETSKLQQLVENIDKKMTDPNQCVICHRVLSCQSALKMHYRTHTGERPFKCKICGRAFTTKGNLKTHFGVHRAKPPLRVQHSCPICQKKFTNAVVLQQHIRMHMGGQIPNTPLPEGFQDAMDSELSYDEKNVDTLSSFDDDIDENSMEEDPELKDTASDSSKPLISYSGSCPSSPPSVISSIAALENQMKMIDSVMNCQQLTSLKSIENGSGESDHLSNDSSSAVGDLESQSAGSPAMSESSSSMQALSPVNSNSESFRSKSPGLSNQEEPQEIQLKTEKPDSPPPTTENGGALDLTSTNPGRPVIKEEAPFSLLFLNRERGPSQSTPSLVTSTAPTMIKMEVNGHSKPISLGEVPSLPAGIQVPAAPQTVMSPGITPMLAPPPRRTPKQHNCQSCGKTFSSASALQIHERTHTGEKPFGCTICGRAFTTKGNLKVHMGTHMWNNAPARRGRRLSVENPMALLGGDALKFSEMFQKDLAARAMNVDPNFWNQYAAAITNGLAMKNNEISVIQNGGIPQLPVSLGGGAIPPLSNLTGGMDKARTGSSPPIVSLDKASSETGASRPFTRFIEDNKEIGIN, encoded by the exons CAGTCCCAGGAGAAGGAGTGGATGACGGTGATAGTGGGAATGAGAGCAGGAGCGGAAGCGAAGAAACCAACGTCTGTGAGAAGTGCTGCGCCGAGTTCTTCAAGTGGACTGACTTCCTGGAGCACAAGAAGAGCTGCACTAAAAACCCCCTGGTGCTGATTGTCAATGAAGATGAACCAGCTCCACCCCCTGCTGAGGAATTCCCTGATCCCTCACCCGCGAGCTCTCCCAGCGACCAGGCAGAGAGTGAAGCCGCTGAAGAAGGCGTCCAAGCAGAAAACAATGACAGCTCTGAggtaaaaaacacagaaaaggaagaagagccAATGGAGATAGAAacttctgcagagaaaagtTTCCAGAATCAAGGCACCTCAAACACAGCTACTCCTCTACCTCAGATCCCTGAACCATCTTCCATGACAAGCTATAACATGCCAAACACCAACGTCACACTAGAGACTCTGCTGAGCACGAAAGTGGCAGTTGCGCAGTTCTCACAGAGCGCACGGGCCACTGCTTCCACAAGCATCAGCAGTGGGGTGACGGCTGTGGCCATCCCCATGATTCTGGAGCAGCTcatggccctgcagcagcagcagattcaccagctccagctgatcGAGCAGATCCGCAGTCAGGTGGCAATGATGAACCGCCAACCCCTGCGACCATCCCTCACCCAGATCGTGGCTGCCCAGGGTGGTCCCGGGCAGGCCTCCAATCAGCTGCAGGGGTTTGCCACCAGCGCTGCCGTCCAGCTCACTGCAGTCATTCCTTCTGCCATTGTGGGGCAGGCCACCAGTGGACAGCCCACTGCCTTTGACAGCTCTCAGCATATCTCAAGACCTACATCTGGAACAAGTACACCCAATATATCCAGTAGTGGCTCTTCTGCCCTGCCTGAATCAGGTGTACCTTCCTCCTCAAATGCAATTACGTCCATAACTCCCATTTCTGTGTCAAATGCTTCTAACAGTGCTTCACAGCCCCAGAATGCTTCAACTCCACCTTCAATGGGACATGGAAGCCTAACCTCAGTATCCAGCCTGCCAAACCCACTTCTACCTCAGACTTCATCAAATAGCGTGATCTTCCCCAATCCGCTGGTTAGCATCGCTGCAACTGCTAATGCGCTCGATCCTCTGTCCGCCCTTATGAAGCACCGCAAAGGAAAGCCACCAAATGTGTCAGTATTTGAACCCAAATCAAGTTCCGAGGATCccttttttaaacataaatgCCGATTTTGTGCCAAGGTCTTTGGAAGTGACAGTGCTTTACAGATTCACCTCCGTTCGCATACAGGCGAAAGACCTTTTAAGTGTAACATATGTGGAAACCGCTTTTCCACAAAGGGCAACCTGAAAGTTCATTTTCAGAGGCATAAAGAGAAATACCCTCATATTCAGATGAACCCTTATCCTGTTCCAGAATACCTCGATAACGTGCCCACCTGCTCTGGGATCCCGTATGGGATGTCACTGCCCCCTGAAAAGCCGGTTACAACGTGGTTAGACAGTAAACCTGTTTTACCAACCGTCCCGACTTCCATCGGGCTCCAGCTGCCCCCCACTATAGCTGGTGTGAACAGTTACGGAGACTCTCCAAGTATCACTCCTATGAGCAGGTCACCCCAGAGGCCTTCTCCTGCTTCCAGTGAATGCACTTCTCTATCCCCGAGCCTCAACACTTCTGAGTCAGGCGTTCCAGCATCTGCTGAATCCCCACAGCCTGTTCAGAGTGGCTCATCTCTGACCAAGACAGAACCTATCACTCTGCCTCCCACGAGCACACGGCTCGGGGACCTTTCTGCAGGTGGGCAAgtttctgcagctgccacaTCTTCAATTCCTACGGTGGTTACAGACAGCAGTGTTGCAACAAGCCTCCCAAACCCTGTGCTTCCAGCAGTGTCTGACCAGTTTAAGGCAAAGTTTCCATTTGGTGGTCTGCTAGACTCTATGCAAACATCAGAAACCTCAAAACTTCAACAGCTAGTGGAGAACATTGATAAGAAGATGACAGATCCGAATCAATGTGTCATTTGTCACCGTGTGCTTAGTTGTCAGAGTGCTCTCAAGATGCATTACAGAACACATACAGGAGAAAGaccatttaaatgcaaaatttgtGGACGTGCCTTTACTACAAAAGGCAAtctaaaaacacattttggagTTCATCGAGCAAAGCCACCACTTAGAGTACAGCACTCATGTCCCATTTGTCAGAAGAAATTTACAAATGCGGTTGTTCTTCAGCAGCACATTCGTATGCATATGGGTGGGCAAATTCCTAACACACCACTACCAGAGGGCTTCCAGGATGCCATGGACTCAGAGCTTTCCTATGATGAGAAGAATGTCGACACACTGAGCAGCTTCGATGATGACATTGATGAAAATTCTATGGAAGAAGACCCAGAACTAAAGGACACAGCAAGTGATTCATCCAAACCCCTTATCTCTTACTCTGGGTCATGTCCTTCTTCACCACCTTCTGTGATCTCCAGTATTGCTGCTTTGGAGAATCAAATGAAAATGATTGATTCTGTCATGAACTGTCAGCAGCTGACCAGTTTAAAATCCATAGAAAATGGATCAGGGGAAAGTGACCATTTGAGCAATGACTCTTCATCAGCAGTTGGTGATCTTGAAAGCCAGAGTGCAGGCAGCCCTGCAATGTCTGAGTCTTCTTCCTCCATGCAAGCTTTGTCTCCTGTGAATAGCAATAGTGAAAGTTTCAGATCAAAGTCCCCTGGTCTCAGTAACCAGGAAGAGCCACAAGAAATAcaattaaagacagaaaaaccaGACAGTCCGCCACCCACAACTGAAAATGGAGGCGCATTAGACCTGACATCCACCAACCCGGGAAGACCGGTCATCAAAGAGGAGGCTCCATTTAGTCTGCTGTTCCTGAACAGAGAACGTG GTCCCAGCCAAAGTACTCCTAGCCTGGTCACCAGTACAGCACCTACCATGATCAAAATGGAAGTGAATGGTCACAGCAAGCCGATCTCTTTGGGTGAGGTTCCCTCGCTTCCAGCTGGAATCCAGGTTCCTGCTGCACCACAGACAGTGATGAGTCCGGGGATCACCCCTATGCTGGCACCCCCCCCTCGCCGGACTCCCAAGCAGCACAACTGTCAGTCGTGCGGGAAGACCTTCTCCTCAGCAAGTGCACTGCAGATACACGAGCGCACCCATACCGGTGAAAAACCATTTGGTTGCACAATCTGTGGTAGAGCTTTTACCACAAAGGGGAATCTTAAG GTTCACATGGGGACTCACATGTGGAATAATGCCCCTGCACGTCGCGGCCGACGCCTCTCTGTGGAAAACCCCATGGCTTTGCTCGGTGGCGATGCTCTCAAGTTCTCCGAGATGTTCCAGAAAGATTTGGCAGCTCGGGCCATGAATGTTGACCCCAATTTTTGGAACCAATATGCTGCAGCTATCACTAATGGACTTGCTATGAAGAACAATGAGATTTCTGTCATACAGAACGGAGGCATTCCTCAGCTCCCAGTAAGTCTAGGCGGAGGCGCCATCCCGCCTCTAAGTAACCTTACCGGTGGCATGGACAAAGCTCGCACAGGCAGCAGCCCTCCCATTGTCAGTCTGGACAAAGCAAGTTCTGAGACGGGAGCCAGTCGTCCATTCACGAGATTTATTGAGGATAATAAAGAGATTGGCATAAATTAA